The Oncorhynchus mykiss isolate Arlee chromosome 28, USDA_OmykA_1.1, whole genome shotgun sequence genome includes a window with the following:
- the LOC110508634 gene encoding LOW QUALITY PROTEIN: desmoplakin (The sequence of the model RefSeq protein was modified relative to this genomic sequence to represent the inferred CDS: inserted 2 bases in 1 codon), protein MYGSQNRLPTMSRRTNSRPDLTSGTQFVVGGNGYQQEYGDGYNYSQTFSKTSMGGGGGGGGGYGGGASVQSIQHKAFFLQNQCQEYLQRVQQILQAGGPAGEVDKLMSMSSEVIDQLKGCAMELQHMKQPKDNIIKSIQHLQNMQSGITSSISGSTQRKSRGSIVWEERGRTYTDAMSWIGQQKRLIETSPWGEDAAAIEQLILNQNKFHSSIQRSQEVERARDELAQNDDKGGLHSLQQEWDSLQKMSFVRTGQLRELQNMIEEISRAIMWVNEREEEELVFNWGDKNIDVYIPKKQESYSKLMSALEVKEKELNKLKQKVDGLLKNNHPASDKIEAYMDTLQTQWSWLLQITKCIHVHLKENAAYSQFFKEANETYSKLQKEHENIRKKFTCDKGTSLENLTELLKNLEREKETIMENKRQVKNLVNKSKSIVRLRPRNPEEKSSSPSPVIVQALCDFKQDQKGIFKGDEGILTDNTQRSKWHVTGPGGLDMLIPSVCLLIPPPNPLSIGLANKNEQYYEAIMGIWNQLYINIKSLISWQYCVKDINHINSLTITMLSQMRPEEYRNIIKSLETHYQEFLRSSQGSEMFGEDEKKKMEGQYSGAQTHYDTLVIGLPTYNQSKVDVVKQEVVKLVVQHEPPIKAETTNTLQGSTLSLTLLSDLHALRRRLELAESGLSHHLHVPLGENSVQECSQRLLKLEGIRHDLDGVRDEYLRLRERVLRQLEGTAADSEQAKFLRKELDLLNQKLGDLQGLSSAYLQRLSYLRNLLQSLLQAEDVIKVHEARLTEKETTSLDLNEVENYRSSLKQMKSELEHKRDLLKAMESDLVNAVHVNSQISASFHKCDVDLSKYADLVGQMSDRWRRIQTQIDSRVWDLEKQEKQLRHFQQSSGVVDQWIDNAKQRQDTLQAAKFSDIQNLMEHLNRQKVLHSEIKGKKEKVEVIQKDADTCAASIKDYELQLASYSAGLETLLNIPIKRTVLQSPATVVREEATDLQSRYIELLTRSSDYYKFLGEMLKNMEELKIRNTKIELLEEELRRLKDNIQDRSEKNRSLEDALSSYKLELSQSKEQLISMEEVKRTTAMQASVARESLDTTSNQLTELSDKLARLTYQLDEEKRKRRLAEERYTSQQEEYEAAVRRRQKELDEVNWSKIDLEKAVKDKERELERLRMQLEEEATRRRGAEQDVSKVRTQCNQEISNLKQNYESEIRVTKSTILKASQQKQEDMAELKLQCERLEADKSDLEEELRSLRLSVTQTEDMRRKAEEEAHQQRSKGTEESRRRRELEIQLQTLVTQRXEEELRQKEALAEATKSSHEKSRQISLLTYNLDEEGKSRSALEIEVIKLRQSYTELQTSKTTSREVINKLKSSEQEIHLVRVELEKQTNERTKAEMTSASLQSRIRDVQVMVNSLEAEVEKQKRTTQDEFTRRKRIESELKKMTQSCREHTTTINTLQARQEEVSTSERKYDQELRPLQEALDKSLRVHTATTDRLGQVSAELKALQQQLLQEHAKVREVNLRNESLYKTIEEKSRLLNDATTEIEKLQCLTQKLTKERLRLEEEMRGVKQEKEQLKLDRDTSQISSLHVQLQSSSKMTLELQALIKDLTKEREKLKSDLDKVQKQSFETSMMVQQSQNHYTEILSERDTLLIKLKQLEQDKTRQGRYEEELNRVKVSLETELRNKQRLQEERDKIHKDFTYWKSQYELKEGQMRQCDSDKDKMERERLSLKSDLERMMVELRTVEERYKGRLQSSQGEVLDLALKRDSLERELRRLQQRPDSMSIQTQTDEKVVTVDPSKLVFDGVRRKVTAHQLCDCGIISKATLEQLLKGKRTVEDVAVDIQLSLKGTGVIAGMVRGPQGRMSITEAKTKNLLSQESAIMLLEAQAATGHIMDPKFNEKMSVDAACSRGVVDTDDRDTLMTAEAAGTGFKDPYTGKLLSIGQALKQNRLDKKTALRLLQAQESVGGILDPVLSVFLPKDLALDRNLIDEDLYRALNKKPACYLDPITEEKISYSDLRLKCRMEPASGLLLLPVPEKPMTVQGLRGEVSVTELINSNLLSETDVQKLNQGKLSSKEIEDKLKNYLHGSTCIAGIYDEANNRIMTIYQAMKEGLLRRGTTLELLEAQAASGFVIDPINNVCMNVEEAWKRGLVGKEFKDKLMSAEKAVTGYKDPHTGNTISLFQAIEKDLIEKGHGIRLLEAQIASGGIIDPKESHRIDVDIAYKRGYFDEEMNEILTYEGDDTKGFFDPNTQENLTYLQLKERCITDPKTGLVLLPLRDKTNPQQMVQQSSQKNILRKRRVVIVDPDTGKEMTVREAYHKELIDYDTFLDLSEQECEWEEITIRASDGSARMVVVDRKTGTQYDIQDSLDRGIIDQTSLDQYRLGTLTLTKFADLITSKSSLSELSITASNMEDVATCTSPTQACPSSPTVRKRFNSISITFSPTDEFDEGSPIAAIFDMETMEKITIPEALRRGIVDAITAQKLLEAQACTGGIINPTNGQRLNLQDAVHQGLIDDDMATKLKPAQKAFMGFEDVKTKRKMSVVEAMKEKWLPYEAGTRFMEFQYLTGGLLEPGKGQKTSIETAIRRGWLDGKGAQKLQDTRSHTKNLTCPKTKLKISYKEAMDSCMVEEGNGMKMLQASSMSSKGISSPYNVSNPGSRSGSRAGSLATSRTGSRSGSRRGSVDYSSSYSTFTTSASNTLSVNSKF, encoded by the exons TGTGCAGAGCATCCAACACAAAGCTTTCTTCCTGCAAAACCAGTGTCAGGAGTATCTGCAGAGAGTACAGCAGATTCTCCAGGCA GGTGGTCCAGCGGGGGAGGTGGACAAGCTAATGAGTATGTCTTCTGAGGTCATAGACCAGCTGAAGGGATGTGCCATGGAGCTGCAGCACATGAAACAACCCAAAGACAACATCATCAAGAG CATACAGCATCTCCAGAACATGCAGAGTGGGATCACCTCCTCCATCAGTGGCTCGACCCAGAGGAAGAGCAGGGGCAGCATTGtttgggaagagagggggaggacctACACTGATGCCATGTCTTGGATCGGCCAACAGAAG CGTCTGATCGAGACGTCCCCGTGGGGTGAGGACGCAGCCGCCATCGAGCAACTGATCCTGAACCAGAACAAGTTCCACAGCTCTATACAGAGGAGCCAAGAGGTGGAACGTGCCAGAGATGAGCTG GCCCAAAATGATGACAAGGGTGGCCTCCATTCCCTGCAGCAAGAATGGGACAGTCTTCAG AAAATGTCATTTGTTCGTACGGGCCAGCTGAGAGAGCTGCAGAACATGATCGAGGAGATCTCCAGGGCCATCATGTGGGTcaacgagagagaggaggaggagctggtgTTCAACTGGGGAGACAAGAACATCGACGTCTACATCCCCAAGAAACAGGAGAGCTACTCC AAACTGATGAGTGCCCTGGAGGTAAAGGAGAAGGAGCTAAACAAACTGAAGCAAAAAGTCGATGGCCTCCTGAAGAACAATCACCCAGCCTCGGACAAGATCGAG GCCTACATGGACACTCTGCAGACCCAGTGGAGCTGGCTCCTCCAGATCACCAAGTGTATTCATGTCCATCTGAAGGAGAACGCTGCCTACAGTCAG TTCTTCAAGGAGGCCAATGAGACCTACAGCAAGCTGCAGAAGGAACATGAGAACATCCGTAAGAAGTTCACCTGTGATAaaggaacatctctggagaaccTCACTGAGCTCCTCAAGAACCTTGAG agagagaaggagacgatCATGGAGAATAAGAGGCAGGTCAAAAACCTGGTCAACAAGTCCAAGAGCATCGTGAGGCTGAGACCACGTAACCCTGAGGAGAAGAGTAGTAGTCCTAGTCCTGTTATAGTACAGGCCCTGTGTGACTTCAAGCAAGACcag AAAGGGATCTTCAAGGGGGACGAGGGCATCCTGACGGACAACACCCAGCGCAGTAAGTGGCACGTGACGGGTCCTGGAGGTCTGGACATGCTGATCCCATCTGTGTGcctcctcatcccccctcccAACCCCCTCAGCATCGGACTGGCCAACAA GAATGAGCAGTACTACGAGGCCATCATGGGCATCTGGAATCAGCTCTACATCAACATCAAGAGCCTCATCTCCTGGCAGTACTGTGTTAAAGACATCAACCACATTAACTCTCTCACCATCACCATG CTGTCCCAGATGCGTCCTGAGGAGTACCGTAACATCATAAAGAGTCTGGAGACTCACTACCAGGAGTTCCTCCGCAGCAGCCAAGGCTCCGAGATGTTTGGAGAGGATgagaagaagaagatggagggcCAGTATTCTGGAGCCCAGACCCACTACGACACACTGGTCATAGGGCTGCCTACATACA ATCAATCCAAAGTGGACGTGGTCAAGCAGGAGGTGGTCAAGCTGGTGGTCCAACATGAGCCGCCCATCAAGGCGGAGACGACCAATACCTTGCAGGGCTCTACCCTCAGCCTGACCCTGCTTAGTGACCTCCACGCCCTCAGACGCAGGCTGGAGCTGGCCGAGTCCGGCCTTAGCCACCACCTCCATGTGCCCCTGGGGGAGAACAGTGTGCAGGAGTGCTCACAGCGTCTCCTAAAGCTGGAG GGCATACGCCATGATCTGGACGGGGTGCGTGATGAGTACCTGAGGCTAAGGGAGAGGGTCCTCAGGCAGCTGGAAGGGACAGCAGCAGACTCAGAGCAGGCCAAGTTCCTCAGGAAAGAGCTGGACCTCCTCAACCAGAAACTGGGAGATCTGCAGGGACTATCCTCTGCCTACCTGCAGAG ACTGTCATATCTGCGGAACTTGCTACAGAGCCTCCTCCAGGCTGAGGATGTCATCAAGGTCCACGAGGCCCGTCTGACTGAGAAGGAGACCACCTCCCTGGATCTCAACGAGGTGGAGAACTACAGATCCTCCCTCAAG CAAATGAAGTCTGAACTGGAACATAAGAGAGACTTGCTGAAGGCCATGGAGAGTGACCTGGTCAATGCAGTGCACGTGAACAGTCAGATCTCAGCCTCCTTCCACAAGTGTGATGTGGACCTGTCCAAGTACGCTGACCTGGTGGGTCAGATGTCTGACCGCTGGCGACGCATCCAGACCCAGATTGACAGCAG AGTGTGGGACCTGGAGAAGCAGGAGAAACAGCTAAGACATTTCCAGCAGAGCAGTGGAGTGGTAGACCAGTGGATAGACAATGCTAAACAGCGCCAGGACACCCTGCAGGCAGCCAAGTTCAGCGACATCCAGAACCTCATGGAGCACCTCAACAGACAGAAg GTGCTGCACAGTGAGATCAAAGGGAAGAAGGAGAAGGTGGAGGTTATACAGAAGGATGCGGACACCTGCGCTGCCTCCATCAAG GACTATGAGCTGCAGCTGGCCTCCTACAGTGCTGGACTGGAGACCCTGCTGAACATCCCCATTAAGAGAACCGTGCTCCAGTCCCCTGCCACTGTGGTCAGAGAAGAG GCAACTGACCTCCAGTCTCGATACATTGAGCTCCTGACCCGCTCCAGTGATTATTACAAGTTCCTGGGGGAGATGTTGAAAAACATGGAGGAACTGAAG ATAAGGAACACCAAGATCGAGCTTCTGGAGGAGGAGCTGAGGCGTCTGAAGGATAACATCCAGGACCGCAGCGAGAAGAACCGTTCCTTAGAGGATGCCCTGTCCAGCTATAAGCTAGAGCTCTCACAGTCTAAAGAACAGCTCATCTCCATGGAGGAGGTGAAGAGGACCACAGCCATGCAGGCCAGTGTGGCCAGGGAGAGCCTGGACACCACCAGCAACCAGCTGACTGAGCTCAGTGACAAGCTGGCCCGCCTCACCTACCAGCTggatgaggagaagaggaagaggaggctggcCGAGGAGCGCTATACGAGCCAGCAGGAAGAGTACGAGGCAGCCGTGCGCCGGCGCCAGAAGGAGCTGGACGAGGTCAACTGGTCCAAGATTGACCTGGAGAAAGCGGTGAAGGACAAGGAGCGTGAGCTGGAGAGGCTCAGGATGCAGCTGGAAGAGGAAGCCACAAGGAGGCGCGGGGCGGAGCAGGATGTCTCTAAGGTAAGAACGCAGTGCAACCAGGAGATTAGTAACCTTAAGCAAAACTATGAGTCGGAGATACGTGTCACCAAGAGCACCATCCTCAAGGCTTCTCAGCAGAAACAAGAGGACATGGCCGAGCTCAAACTGCAGTGTGAAAGACTAGAAGCTGATAAGAGTGATCTTGAAGAGGAGCTGAGGAGTTTGAGACTGTCTGTGACTCAGACTGAGGATATGAGGAGGAAGGCAGAGGAGGAGGCCCACCAGCAGAGGTCTAAGGGGACGGAGGAgtcgaggaggaggagagagctggAGATACAGCTCCAGACCCTGGTCacccagag agaagaggagttaAGGCAGAAAGAAGCATTGGCCGAGGCCACCAAGAGCAGCCATGAAAAGAGCAGGCAGATCAGCCTGCTCACATACAACCTAGATGAGGAGGGAAAGAGTAGGAGTGCCCTGGAGATAGAGGTCATCAAGCTGAGGCAGTCCTACACTGAGCTGCAGACCAGTAAGACCACCTCTCGGGAGGTCATCAACAAGCTCAAAAGCTCAGAACAGGAGATACACCTGGTCCGAGTGGAGCTCGAAAAGCAGACCAATGAGAGGACCAAGGCTGAGATGACGTCCGCCAGTCTTCAGAGCCGCATCCGGGACGTGCAGGTCATGGTGAACAGTCTAGAAGCGGAGGTGGAAAAGCAGAAGAGAACCACCCAGGATGAGTTCACCCGCAGGAAGAGGATAGAGTCTGAGCTGAAGAAGATGACGCAGAGCTGCAGagaacacaccaccaccatcaacaccctCCAGGCCAGGCAGGAAGAGGTGTCCACCTCAGAAAGGAAGTATGATCAGGAGCTCCGGCCTCTCCAGGAGGCTCTGGACAAGAGCCTGCGTGTGCACACAGCTACCACAGATCGCCTGGGTCAGGTATCCGCAGAGCTAAAGGCACTCCAACAGCAGCTCCTACAGGAGCATGCGAAGGTCCGTGAGGTCAATCTCCGCAACGAGAGCCTCTACAAAACCATTGAGGAGAAGAGCCGGCTGCTCAATGATGCCACCACAGAAATCGAGAAACTCCAGTGCCTGACCCAGAAGCTGACCAAggagaggctgaggctggaggaggaaatgagaggagTAAAGCAGGAGAAAGAGCAACTGAAACTTGACAGAGATACATCCCAGATCTCTTCCCTGCATGTCCAGCTCCAGAGCAGCAGCAAGATGACACTGGAACTTCAAGCGCTCATCAAGGACTTGACCAAGGAGAGGGAAAAACTCAAATCGGATTTAGACAAAGTCCAAAAGCAATCATTTGAG ACCTCCATGATGGTGCAGCAGTCTCAGAACCACTACACTGAGATCCTGTCTGAGAGGGACACCCTTCTGATCAAGTTGAAGCAGCTGGAACAGGACAAGACTCGCCAGGGTCGCTACGAAGAGGAACTGAACCGCGTCAAGGTCTCCCTTGAGACTGAGCTCCGCAACAAACAGCGTCTCCAGGAAGAAAGAGACAAGATCCACAAGGACTTTACATACTGGAAGAGCCAGTATGAACTGAAGGAGGGGCAGATGAGGCAATGTGACTCAGACAAGGacaagatggagagggagaggctcTCCCTGAAGAGCGATTTGGAGCGTATGATGGTGGAGCTGAGGACTGTGGAGGAGAGGTATAAGGGCAGGCTGCAAAGCTCACAGGGGGAAGTGTTGGATCTGGCCCTGAAGAGAGATTCCCTGGAGAGGGAGCTAAGGAGGCTGCAGCAGAGGCCTGACTCCATGAGCATCCAGACCCAGACGGACGAGAAAGTGGTCACTGTGGATCCGTCCAAGctggtgttcgatggggttcgcCGAAAGGTCACCGCCCACCAGCTGTGTGATTGTGGCATCATCAGCAAGGCCACACTGGAGCAGTTGCTGAAGGGAAAGAGGACCGTGGAGGATGTGGCAGTGGACATCCAGCTCAGCCTCAAGGGAACAGGCGTCATTGCAGGGATGGTCAGAGGCCCCCAGGGCAGGATGTCCATCACTGAAGCCAAGACCAAGAACCTGCTCAGCCAAGAGAGCGCCATCATGCTACTGGAGGCCCAAGCTGCCACCGGCCACATCATGGACCCCAAATTCAACGAGAAGATGTCAGTTGATGCTGCCTGCTCCAGAGGGGTGGTGGACACAGACGATAGAGACACCCTGATGACAGCTGAAGCAGCCGGCACAGGCTTCAAAGACCCATACACTGGAAAGCTGCTGTCCATCGGACAGGCTCTAAAGCAAAACCGTCTGGACAAGAAGACAGCCCTCCGTTTGCTGCAGGCTCAGGAGTCCGTTGGCGGCATCCTGGACCCCGTTCTGAGCGTGTTCCTGCCTAAAGACCTTGCGCTTGATCGCAACCTGATCGACGAAGACCTCTACAGGGCTCTGAACAAGAAACCTGCCTGCTATCTGGACCCAATCACTGAGGAGAAGATCAGCTACAGTGATCTGAGGCTGAAGTGTAGGATGGAGCCCGCCTCTGGCCTGCTGCTCCTTCCAGTCCCAGAGAAGCCCATGACCGTGCAGGGTCTCAGGGGAGAGGTGTCTGTCACAGAGCTGATCAACTCCAACCTGCTGTCTGAGACCGATGTGCAGAAGCTGAACCAGGGAAAGCTCAGCAGCAAGGAAATTGAGGACAAGCTCAAGAACTACCTGCATGGTTCTACCTGTATTGCGGGGATCTATGATGAGGCAAACAACAGGATCATGACCATCTACCAGGCCATGAAGGAAGGTCTGCTCAGACGAGGAACCACCCTGGAACTTCTGGAAGCCCAGGCTGCCTCCGGCTTTGTGATCGACCCTATCAACAATGTCTGCATGAATGTGGAGGAGGCCTGGAAGAGAGGCCTTGTGGGCAAAGAGTTCAAAGACAAGCTGATGTCTGCAGAGAAAGCAGTCACTGGATACAAAGACCCCCACACTGGCAACACCATCTCCCTCTTCCAAGCCATCGAGAAGGATCTGATTGAGAAGGGCCATGGGATCAGGCTTCTAGAGGCTCAGATCGCCAGTGGTGGCATCATCGACCCCAAGGAGAGCCACCGTATCGATGTAGACATTGCCTACAAGAGGGGCTACTTTGATGAGGAAATGAATGAGATCCTGACCTACGAAGGAGACGACACCAAGGGCTTCTTTGACCCCAACACCCAGGAGAACCTGACCTATCTGCAGCTGAAGGAGAGGTGTATCACCGACCCCAAGACTGGTCTGGTTCTTCTGCCTTTGAGGGACAAGACCAATCCTCAGCAGATGGTTCAGCAGAGCAGCCAGAAGAACATCCTCCGTAAGAGGAGGGTAGTGATCGTAGACCCTGACACTGGAAAAGAGATGACCGTGAGGGAAGCCTACCATAAGGAGCTCATCGACTATGACACCTTTCTGGATCTCTCAGAGCAGGAGTGTGAGTGGGAGGAGATCACCATCAGAGCTTCTGATGGTTCAGCCCGTATGGTTGTGGTGGACAGGAAGACAGGCACACAGTATGACATCCAGGACTCCCTGGACCGCGGCATCATCGACCAGACCTCCCTAGATCAGTATCGTTTAGGAACCCTGACTCTGACCAAGTTTGCCGACCTCATCACCAGCAAGAGCAGCCTGAGCGAGCTGTCAATCACCGCCAGCAACATGGAAGATGTGGCCACCTGCACCAGTCCCACCCAGGCCTGCCCTTCTTCCCCCACCGTACGAAAGCGCTTCAACAGCATATCCATCACCTTCTCCCCAACAGATGAGTTTGATGAAGGGAGCCCCATAGCGGCCATCTTTGACATGGAGACAATGGAGAAGATCACCATCCCAGAGGCTCTACGGAGAGGCATAGTTGATGCCATTACAGCTCAGAAGCTTTTGGAGGCCCAGGCCTGTACTGGAGGCATCATCAACCCCACCAATGGCCAGCGGCTTAACCTGCAGGATGCCGTCCACCAAGGCCTCATCGATGATGACATGGCCACCAAGCTGAAGCCAGCCCAGAAAGCCTTCATGGGCTTCGAGGATGTGAAGACTAAGAGGAAGATGTCTGTGGTCGAGGCCATGAAGGAGAAATGGCTGCCTTACGAGGCTGGCACAAGGTTCATGGAGTTCCAGTATCTGACAGGAGGGCTTTTAGAACCCGGCAAGGGACAGAAGACCAGCATTGAGACGGCCATCCGGAGGGGCTGGCTGGATGGGAAAGGAGCACAGAAGCTTCAGGACACAAGGAGCCATACCAAGAACCTGACCTGCCCCAAGACCAAGCTGAAGATCTCCTACAAGGAGGCCATGGATAGCTGCATGGTGGAGGAAGGCAATGGCATGAAGATGCTCCAGGCTTCCTCCATGTCCAGCAAGGGCATTAGCAGCCCTTACAACGTGTCCAACCCAGGCTCCCGTTCGGGCTCCAGGGCTGGCTCACTGGCTACCTCTCGTACCGGGTCCAGGAGTGGCTCCCGCAGGGGCAGTGTGGATTACTCCTCCAGCTACAGCACCTTCACCACTTCTGCCTCCAACACCTTAAGCGTCAACTCAAAGTTCTAA